Proteins encoded within one genomic window of Triticum aestivum cultivar Chinese Spring chromosome 2D, IWGSC CS RefSeq v2.1, whole genome shotgun sequence:
- the LOC123048644 gene encoding putative DUF21 domain-containing protein At1g03270 — MGISRVLNKLLKNCSNASYLEDKAISERGAYRSDQLMLKWRIPLFRCPASIFSAQPSGKEQTAIEESSENASVEECSSIMHHLLVLCQALPIFLDRIFNPVLAIILSVTFVLAFGEVIPQAICTRYGLAVGASFVWLVRIVMFIAYPIAYPIGKVNQQSHITQ; from the exons ATGGGAATTTCACGGGTTCTTAATAAGTTGCTAAAGAACTGCAGCAACGCATCTTACTTGGAAGATAAAGCGATCTCTGAAAGAGGAGCCTACAGAAGTGACCAACTTATGCTCAAATGGAGGATTCCCTTATTCAGATGTCCCGCATCTATCTTCAGTGCCCAGCCATCTGGCAAAGAGCAGACTGCTATTGAAGA GTCCTCAGAGAATGCTAGCGTTGAGGAGTGCTCTTCTATCATGCATCACCTCTTGGTCTTATGCCAG GCTCTCCCTATATTCCTTGACAGGATTTTCAATCCTGTTCTTGCAATTATATTGTCAGTGACATTTGTTCTTGCCTTTGGGGAG GTTATACCTCAAGCAATATGTACCAGGTATGGGCTGGCAGTGGGTGCTAGCTTTGTTTGGCTCGTACGCATCGTCATGTTCATTGCCTATCCTATTGCTTACCCTATTGGGAAGGTAAATCAGCAAAGTCACATTACTCAATAG